Proteins found in one Magnetococcales bacterium genomic segment:
- a CDS encoding response regulator, with amino-acid sequence MNPPDKATLNTIKPGEEPIQILLVDDQIITKAVLQRMLLDEPDMELHFCNQATEAMAAVARIRPTVILQDLFMPGIDGLTLLSHYRENAATREVPVVMLTVQDEPEAKARAFSLGANDYVIKLPDRAEMVARLRYHARASENRRRYRRSEARFRNLFAFSREAIFIADAVTGLLEECNEAAEKLMGQARQELIGQHHTRLHPPEETAFYQTLFTGTAQSRDAHPLFIQRDGDAWIPVEISYAHFDDGERELVQVVIRDISERRRIEKRNQRILQSRTAINTLLRLGLKSGLFAEQLKVALDLILNGSWLATANKGAIFLLDEKEEVLKLAVHRGLNKTLLNVCSRVPMGHCLCGRAAHSREILFASGVDHRHDNHFPDMQPHGHYCVPIISKDAIQGVITLYLAQGHTQDPEEEEFLLAMANSLAGIIERNRMDKALERAKEAAETANAAKSAFLATMSHEIRSPLNAIIGMGELLLETEPDLERQRYLKVSKQAGEALLALISDILDLSKIEAGQLDLIREPFNPAMVLEGSVSILTPRSRDKGLALSCQVAPDLPQEVMGDADRVRQVLLNLLGNAIKFTSAGEVEARLSPGEGDYLHFAVRDTGIGIPQAKQGLIFQPFTQADATTTRRFGGTGLGLTICRRLIEKMGGWIQVESDEGEGSTFHFEIPLPVSTATTAESSPLPGKVRALGKESVGEDQTAPSLLLVEDADDNVLLIQAYLKKNHYQIEVAENGQVAVDKFTSGVYDMVLMDIQMPVMDGYEATRRMRAWEEENDKPPTPIIALTAHALKEVTTQILDAGCDLHLTKPVKKSRLLEVLSRYEPS; translated from the coding sequence GGAGAGGAACCGATCCAAATCCTCCTGGTAGACGATCAGATTATCACCAAGGCCGTGTTGCAGCGGATGCTTCTGGATGAACCCGACATGGAGCTGCATTTTTGCAACCAGGCTACGGAAGCCATGGCAGCAGTGGCTCGGATTCGCCCCACGGTGATTCTTCAGGATCTTTTCATGCCGGGGATCGATGGCTTGACCCTGCTTTCCCATTATCGTGAAAACGCAGCCACCCGGGAGGTGCCGGTGGTGATGCTGACGGTTCAGGATGAGCCGGAAGCCAAGGCCCGGGCTTTTTCTTTGGGTGCCAACGACTATGTGATCAAACTGCCGGACCGGGCGGAGATGGTCGCCCGCCTGCGCTATCACGCCCGGGCAAGCGAAAACCGCCGACGATATCGCCGCAGCGAGGCGCGGTTTCGCAATTTATTCGCTTTTTCCAGAGAGGCCATTTTTATCGCCGATGCGGTTACGGGGCTGCTGGAGGAGTGTAACGAGGCCGCTGAAAAACTGATGGGTCAGGCCCGCCAGGAGCTGATCGGCCAACACCATACCCGGCTTCATCCCCCGGAAGAGACCGCTTTTTATCAGACTCTTTTCACAGGCACCGCTCAGTCCCGGGATGCTCATCCCCTTTTTATCCAGCGTGACGGTGACGCCTGGATACCGGTGGAAATTTCCTATGCCCACTTTGACGATGGGGAGCGGGAATTGGTCCAGGTGGTGATACGGGATATTTCCGAACGTCGGCGCATTGAAAAGCGTAACCAGCGGATTTTGCAATCCCGGACTGCCATCAACACCCTCCTGCGCTTGGGGTTGAAGTCGGGTCTTTTTGCCGAGCAGCTCAAGGTAGCCCTGGACCTGATCCTGAACGGCTCCTGGCTCGCCACGGCCAATAAAGGGGCCATTTTTCTCCTGGATGAGAAAGAGGAAGTCTTGAAGTTGGCGGTACATCGGGGTCTCAATAAAACCCTCCTCAATGTTTGTTCCCGGGTGCCCATGGGACACTGCCTTTGTGGACGGGCAGCCCACTCTCGGGAGATTCTTTTTGCTTCGGGTGTGGATCATCGCCACGACAACCATTTTCCCGATATGCAGCCCCATGGTCACTACTGCGTGCCGATCATCTCCAAGGATGCCATCCAGGGGGTGATTACCCTCTATCTGGCCCAGGGACACACCCAGGATCCGGAGGAGGAGGAGTTTCTCCTGGCTATGGCCAACTCCTTGGCCGGTATCATCGAACGCAATCGGATGGACAAGGCTTTGGAGCGGGCCAAGGAGGCGGCGGAAACAGCCAATGCCGCCAAAAGCGCCTTTCTGGCCACCATGAGCCACGAAATTCGTTCGCCGTTGAATGCCATCATCGGTATGGGGGAGTTGCTTCTTGAAACCGAACCGGATTTGGAACGGCAGCGCTACCTGAAGGTTTCCAAACAGGCAGGGGAGGCGTTGCTGGCCCTCATCAGCGATATTCTCGATCTATCCAAAATCGAGGCGGGGCAGTTGGATTTGATCCGGGAGCCCTTCAATCCGGCCATGGTGCTTGAGGGCAGTGTGTCCATTCTCACCCCCCGAAGCCGGGACAAGGGGTTGGCCCTTTCGTGTCAGGTAGCACCTGATCTGCCTCAGGAGGTGATGGGGGATGCCGATCGGGTGCGACAGGTATTGTTGAATCTTTTGGGCAACGCCATCAAATTTACCTCGGCCGGAGAGGTGGAAGCCCGTCTTTCCCCTGGGGAGGGGGATTACTTGCACTTTGCGGTCAGGGATACTGGAATTGGTATTCCCCAAGCCAAGCAGGGGCTTATATTTCAACCTTTTACCCAGGCGGATGCCACCACCACCCGACGTTTTGGGGGAACGGGGCTGGGGCTCACCATCTGTCGGCGACTGATCGAAAAGATGGGGGGGTGGATCCAGGTGGAGAGTGACGAAGGGGAGGGGAGTACCTTTCATTTTGAAATTCCCCTGCCGGTTTCAACGGCTACCACAGCGGAAAGCTCGCCACTTCCTGGCAAGGTGAGAGCCCTGGGAAAAGAAAGTGTTGGCGAAGATCAGACGGCTCCTTCCCTGTTGTTGGTGGAGGACGCTGATGACAATGTTCTGTTGATACAGGCCTACCTGAAAAAAAACCACTACCAGATCGAGGTGGCTGAAAATGGTCAGGTAGCGGTGGATAAATTTACTTCAGGGGTCTACGACATGGTCTTGATGGATATTCAAATGCCGGTGATGGACGGCTATGAAGCCACTCGGCGCATGCGGGCCTGGGAGGAGGAGAACGACAAGCCCCCCACCCCAATCATTGCCCTGACCGCCCACGCCCTCAAAGAGGTCACTACGCAAATTTTGGACGCCGGTTGTGATCTGCACCTGACCAAGCCAGTCAAAAAAAGCCGACTGTTGGAAGTTCTGTCCCGCTATGAGCCCTCCTGA